CGAGCTGGTGCGCAACCTCGTCGTCGCCGAGATCAACGGCGCGAAGGCGTGGGCGCAGCGCACCGCCAAAGACGCCGGGATCGGCGCCGGCTGGTTCGTCGGCGCACTGATCGTGCTGTTCTGGGCCGTTCCGGTGTTCTTCGCCTTCGTCATCGCGGGACTGTCTTCGTGGTGGCCCGTGTGGCTGTCGGCCCTCGTGGTCTTCGGCGTGATGGTCGTGGTCACCGCGATCCTGGCGCTCTTCGGCTACCTCCGCTTCAAGAAGTTGTCGAGCCGAGAGAACCCGGGCAAGGCCATCGCCGAAGACGTCCGCATCGTCAAGGAGGCCCGCGATGAGTATTGATCGTCCCGTCCCCGTGCCCCGCACCGCCGTGCCGCTGGGCATCAGCGACCCGGTGGAGTCGGCCCGCGCCGAGCTCAAGGCGGCGCTGGCGGCCATCGAGGTCAAGGCCAACGTTCCGCGTCGCGCGAGTGACGCCGTCGACCGCACCGTCGCCGAGGTGCGCGCCAAGGCGCGGCGCAACCCCCAGGCGGCCGCGGCCGCGGTCGCGGGTGTCGCCGCAGCGGTCGGCTTCGCCGTGTGGGGGATCGTCCGCGCCTACACGCGCTGAGACGCGAAGAAGCGGCCCGTTCCCCGATGGGGCGGGCCGCTTCGCCGTTCGCAGCGGGGGAGGAGGCTGAGCTCGTCGAAGTCTCCGGGCGTGAGGTGGGCCCCGGTCCCTTCGACGGGCTCGGGGACCTCCGCCACGGAGGCGGCGACACCCCGCTCACGGCTCGTCGGCGAACAGGCCCTCCAGCAGGTCTTCGAAGTACTCCGGGGTCACTGCGATCGGACCGGCGTACGCGTGGTCGAACCCGGCGATCGCGTACAGCAGCAGCGCGACGAACAACGCGAGCATGCCCGACATCAGCAGGTGCACGCGCAGGTTCCGCACCTCGATGAGGCCGATGAGGATGGCGTTCAGCACCGCCCCGACCGCGAGCACGATCCACAGCACGCTGGGCAGCGCCAGGTGCGTGAGGGCGATCCGCTCGCGACGGTTCTCGACGAGCATGTGGAACTGGTCGAGCGACTGCTGCACGTAGAGGATCTCGGCCGGTGACGACGGCTGCACGGCGGCGATCGACTGCTGCATGGCCGTGATGTTGGCATCCGTCTCGGCGGGGATCTCGAGTCTGCGCTGCATCGGCCAGTCCAGGTCGATGACGTCACGCGTGTACTGGTTGATCTGCTGCTGCACCTGGCTGGACTCGGGTTCGGGCAGCAGCGCCGCCGTGCGGTACAGCGCGGCGAGCGTCGACGACTCCTCGAGCACCACGCCGTCGACCTCGGTGAAGTTGCCGTAGGCGGCGGCCGCGATGAGGGCGAGGGTCACGCCGTAGAAGACGCCGTAGGCGCCGACCGCGTAGCTGAGCACGCGGTCCCACTCCTCACCCTGCGGTGCGACCGCGGAGACCCACCTGCGCAGGATCAACAGGATGCCGCACGAGCCGCCGACCACGACCACGATGAAGATCGGCAGACCGACGGACATCGGCAGGTCGTAGAGCCACATCGCGCACCCCTTCGCGCGGCATCCCCCGACGCCGTCGTCGCACAGTACCAACGCGGACCGACGCGCCGCACCTGTCGGTCGTTCACCGGTGAGTCAACCGGTTTGGCCCGTCGCTGCAGCGAGACGAGACTAGGAGTCATGTCCCACGACAGCGACTCGTCCGTGTACACCCTGTGGGCGGTCTTCCGCCGCGATCCCGAGAACCCGGTCACCGCCTCCGAAGCGACCGAACTCGCCGACCTGGTCTCACTCATCGAGGCCGACGGCGTCACGGTCCGTGGTTTCTACGACGTCAGCGGCCTGCGCGCCGACGCCGACCTGATGGTCTGGCTGTACGGCGAAGACCCCCAGGCCCTGCAGCGCGACCTGCGGCGCCTGCGCCGCACCGACCTGCTCAAGAACCTGCTGCCCACCTGGAACGCGATGGGCGTGCACCGCGACGCGGAGTTCAACCGCTCGCACGTGCCCGGCTTCCTCCGTGGTATCGAGGCGCAGCAGTGGCTGTGCCTGTACCCCTTCATCCGCAGCTACGAGTGGTACCTGCTGCCCGAGGCGGAGCGGCGCGAGATGCTCATCGAGCACGGCAAGAAAGGCTCCGCCTACAAGGGCGTCATCGCCAACACGGTGGCATCCTTCGCCCTCGGCGACTACGAGTGGCTTCTGCCCATGGAGGCCGACGTGCTCACCGACCTCGTCGACATGATGCGCGACCTGCGATACACCGAGGCCCGCCGTCACGTGCGCGAGGAGGTGCCGTTCTACACCGGGCGTCTGGTCACGCTCGACGAGATCCCCGAGATCCTCCAGTGAGTGCGCCCCTGCGCCTCGGCACGCGGCGCAGCGCCTTGGCCATGACCCAGTCGCAGATGGTCGCCGACGCGGTCTCTGCGGCATCCGGTCGCGCCGTCGAACTCGTGCCGATCGTGTCGGAGGGCGACGTCAACCGCGCCTCGCTGTCGCAGCTCGGCGGGCGCGGTGTGTTCGCCAACGGTCTGCGCGAGGCGCTCGCCGCCGATCGGTGCGATTTCCTCGTGCACTCGCTGAAAGACCTGCCGACTCTCCAGCCCGAGGGACTCGTCATCGCGGCGACGCCGGCTCGAGAAGACGCACGCGATGTCGTCGTGACGCGCGACGGCACCCCGCTCGGGGCGCTCCCGCCGGGCTCGCGCGTGGGCACCGGTTCGCCCCGCCGAATCGCCCAGGCGCTGCGGCACAGTCCGCGCGTCGACATCCACGACATCCGCGGCAACGTCGACTCGCGTCTCGCGCGCGTGCGCGACGGAGAGCTGGATGCCGTGATCCTCGCCGCCGCGGGCATCTCGCGCCTCGGCGGTGATCTCGGCGGGCTGCACGCCGAGGAGCTGGGACTCGCGGAGTGGCCGACCGCTCCCGGGCAGGGCTCGCTCGCCGTGGAGACCCGCGCCGACATCGACCCCGAGATCCTGGCTGCCCTTGCCCAGCTCGACGACGAGGACACCCGCGTCGCCGTCACGGCAGAGCGCACGGTGCTGTCGGCCCTGGATGCCGGGTGCAGCGCGCCCGTCGGAACGCACGCCGCCATCGCCGACGGCGACCTGCGGGTGCGTGCCATCGTCTACGCGCTCGACGGATCACGTCGGATCGGTATTGATCGAACGGTGCGTCTCACACCGGGGTATGGTGGGGAAACGGGCAGTGGCAATGGAGCGGATGCTGCCGACGACGGGGGATCCATGACGCGTGCAACGCGCCTGGGCCGAGAAGCCGCGCGTCGGTTGCTCGAACGCGGGGCGGCCGATCTGGTACCACGAGAGTCGACCACATGAATGAAGGCCACCGGCACACGCCGAATCCCACGACGGGCAGCGTTCCCAAGCCTCTTTCCGGACGGCGCGTGCTCGTGCCGCGCGGCGGTCCCTGGGGTGATGGCGTCGCCGCGCGCCTCCGACAGCTCGGGGCTGCTCCTGTCATCGCCCCACTGATCAACTTCGCGCCCACGAACGACCAGGCGACGCTGGACGAAGCCCTCGCCGACCTCGCCGCGGGTGCCTTCGATTGGCTCACGCTCACCAGCGCGACGACGGTCGACGTGCTGTACGCCTACAAGGCGGTGATCCCCGCGAAGACGCGGGTCGCCGTGGTGGGCGAGACCACGGCCGCGGCCATGCAGGCCGTCGGCTATCGTGTCGACCTCGTGCCCGAGCGCGACAACTCCGCGCAGGGCATGGCCGAGCAGATGATCGACCTCGAATCCTCGCCCCGCACGGTGCTCACCCTGCGCAGCGAGATCGCCAAGCCGGTGCTGACGCGTCTTCTCATCGAGGCCGGCCACGACGTGCGCAGCGTCGTGGCGTACCGCACCGTCGGGGTGCCGGTGTCCGAGAAGGTCGCGGGCGACGTGCACTCGGGCCGCATCAACGCCATCCTCGTCACCAGCGGCTCGGTCGCCGAGCAGGTGGTCGAGCAGTTCCCCGAGATCCCGGCATCCACCGTCATCGCGGCGATCGGCCCCCGCACCGCGAAGGATGCCAAGCGCGCCGGGCTCAGCGTCGACGTCGTCGCCGAGCGGCAGACCGTCGACGCCCTCATCGAGGCGGTCGCCCGCTTCCCCGTCCCCACCGAATCGACCCCATGAGCTTCCCCGAGCACCGCCCGCGGCGTCTGCGCCGCACGCCCGCCGTCCGCCGTCTCGCTCGCGAGACGCACCTCGTGCCGTCGCAGCTCGTGCTGCCGATGTTCGTGCGCGAGGGCATCACCGAGCCGAGCCCGATCGGCTCGATGCCCGGCATCGTGCAGCACTCGCTCGACTCGCTCCGCCGTGCCGTCGCCGAAGCGGCCGAGGAACGGATCGGCGGCGTCATGCTCTTCGGCGTGCCCGAGACGCGCGACGCGGTCGGTTCGGGCGCCGATGACCCGCACGGCATCCTGAACGTCGCGACCGAGGCCGTCGTGGCCGAGGTGGGCGACGCGCTCGTCGTGCAGACCGATCTGTGCCTGGACGAGTTCACCGATCACGGGCACTGCGGGGTCCTTCGACAAGCTCAGGAACCTGCTGCACAAGCGGTCGTCGACAACGACGCGACCCTGGAGCGCTACACCGCGATGGGTCTCGCCCAGGCGCGAGCGGGCTCCGCGATGCTCGGGCTGTCGGGAATGATGGACGGCCAGGTGGGCGCGGTGCGCGAGGCCCTGGATGCCGAGGGCTTCACCGACACCCTGATCCTCGCCTACTCGGCCAAGTACGCCGGTGCCTTCTACGGGCCGTTCCGCGAGGCCGTCGACTCGCAGCTGAAGGGCGACCGCCGCTCGTACCAGCTCGACCCCGGCAACGGCCGCGAGGGCGTGCGCGAGGCGCTGCTCGATGTCGAAGAGGGCGCCGACATCGTCATGGTCAAGCCCGCGCTGCCCTACCTCGACGTGCTCGCCGACGTTCGCGCGTCCGTGGACGTGCCGGTGTGGGCGTACCAGGTGTCGGGGGAGTACGCGATGGTCGAGGCCGCTGCGGCGCACGGCTGGATCGACCGCCGCGGCGCGATCATGGAGAGCCTGCTCGGCATCCGTCGCGCGGGCGCTGATGCGATCCTGACCTACTGGGCGCTCGAGGCCGCCCGCTGGCTGCGCGCCGAGCTGTAGCCGCTCACGGCGCGAGCCCCCGGGGCCTCGGGCCCCGGGTCCCGCCCCCGGCCCTCGCCCCGGCCCCGGGCCCTCGGCCGCCGCCCTCCGCCGGTGAGGGGTCGATTTTTGTCGCCCAGACGGGCCGTAAGCGACAGTTCCTGACCCCTCACGCGGGGGCACCCGGAAGAATGGATGCCATGACCGACCTCAACGACCAGTGGTTCGCCCGCGCCAAAGACGTCATCCCGGGCGGGGTGAACTCGCCCGTGCGGGCCTACGGCTCGGTCGGCGGCACGCCGCGATTCGTGCAGTCGGCCTCGGGGCCGCGGATCACGGATGCCGCAGGTCGCGAGTACGTCGACCTCGTCGCCTCGTGGGGTCCCGCGCTCCTCGGCCACGCGCACCCCGAGGTGGTCGGCGCGGTGCAGGCCGCGGCATCCCGGGGTCTGTCGTTCGGTGCTCCCACGGGGGCCGAGGTGGAGCTGGCGGACCTCATCGCCCAGCGCGTGCAGGTCGGCGACCTGAAGCCCATCGAGAAGGTACGGCTGGTGTCCACCGGCACCGAGGCGACGATGACGGCGATCCGCCTCGCGCGTGGCGTGACGGGCCGCGATCTGCTCATCAAGTTCGCCGGCCACTACCACGGCCACTCCGACGGGCTGCTGGCCGCCGCCGGGTCGGGAGTCGCGACCCTGGCGCTGCCCGGCTCGGCCGGCGTTCCTGCGCCGATCGCCGCGCAGACACTCGTGCTGCCCTACAACGACCTCGACGCGGTGCGCGAGGCGTTCGAGGTGCACGGACAGAACATCGCCGCGATCATCGTCGAGGCGGCATCCGCCAACATGGGCGTCGTGCCGCCGCTGCCCGGCTTCAACGCGGCCCTCGCCGACATCGCCCACGAACACGGCGCGCTGCTCATCATGGACGAGGTGCTCACCGGCTTCCGCGTGCACCCGGCCGGCTTCTGGGGCCTGCAGGCCTCGCAGGGCGAGACGTACCTGCCCGATATCCTCACCTTCGGCAAGGTCGTCGGCGGAGGGATGCCGCTGGCCGCCCTCGCGGGTCGCGCCGAGGTCATGGATCATCTGGCCCCCCTCGGCCCGGTCTATCAGGCCGGCACACTGTCGGGAAACCCGCTGTCGGTCGCCGCGGGCTTGGCGACGCTTCGCCTCGCGACGCCCGAGGTGTACGCATCCGTCGATACCGCGGCCGCGCGGGTCGCCGACGCGCTCGGTGCCGCGCTGACGGCGGAGGGCGTGGTGCACGTGGTGCCGCGCGCGGGGTCGCTGTTCGGCGTCGCGTTCCTGCCCGAGGTGCCGTTGGACTACGCCACCGCGCTCACGCAGCAGTCGTACCGCTACGCCGCGTTCTTCCACTCGATGCTGGATGCCGGCGTCTCGCTGCCCCCGAGCGTGTTCGAGGCGTGGTTCCTCACCGCCGCGCACGACGAGACGGCGCTCGCTCAGGTGCTCGACGCGCTGCCGGCGGCGGCGAAGGCCGCGGCGGAGGCATTGGACCCGACGCTGCTGGCACAGTAGGGGGCGCGCCGGCGCTCGCGTGCGCGGGCCGGGGGCCGGTGGCGTACGTAACTCCTGTGGATGTGCGGGGAGGTCAGCCGCTACTCGCGAAGTTCCGGAGTCGGGGTCGGGGGTTGCGCCCGGATTTCCGGAGTTGTGCACGGCGTCGGCCAGCCGCCGCGTGCAACGGCCGGCCGCCGCCTGCATCGGCCGGCCGCCGCCTGCGTCGGAGGCGCACAGGCGCCGGTCGAGCGCAGCGGAGTGGACGCTGGTGGTCGGACGGGTCGGGGGCCTGTGGCGTGCGCAACTCCTGCAGATGTGCGGGGAGGTCAGCCCGTGCTCGCGGAGTTCCAGAGTCGGGGTCGGGGGTTGTGCCCGGATTTCCGGAGTTGTGCACGGCGTCGGCCGGCCGCCGCCTCCGTCCGAGCCGCATTCTCTGGGTCCGGTCCGGCGGTGGAAGACTTGAGGGATGGAACCCTCCGCCCCTCGTGTCGTCGTTCTCGCCGGTGGAGTCGGGGGGTCGAAGTTCACGCTCGGCGTGCGCGCCGCCCTGAGCGGCCTCGGCGCGCCCGAAGCGACAGTGGTCGTCAATACCGGTGACGACCTGTGGCTCTCAGGCGTGCGGTTGCAGCCCGACGTCGACTCGATCACCTACGCCCTCGCCGGCGTCAACGACACCGTGCGCGGCTGGGGCCGCGCGGGCGACACCGAGCGCGTCAACGTGGAGCTGCAGGCGTGGGGCGCGGGCTGGCCCTGGTTCACGCTGGGCGATCTCGACCTCGGCACCCACCTCGCCCGCACCGGCTGGTTGAGGGAGGGTCTCACCCCGACCCAGGTGCTCGCACGCATGGCGGAGCGGTGGCCGCTCGGCATCCGGCTCCTGCCCATGACCGACAGCGAGGTCGACACGCACGTGCTGCTCGAGGACGGGCGACGCCTGCACTTCCAGGAGTGGTGGACGCGGCACCGCGCCCAGCTCGCGCCGCGGGCGTTCGAGAATCCCGGCATCGCGGATGCCGTGCCCGCCCCCGGAGTGACGGAGGCCATCGCGCAGGCCGATGTCGTGCTGCTGGCCCCGTCGAACCCCGTCGTCTCGATCGGGCCGATTCTCGCGGTGCCGGGCGTGCGCGAGGCACTTCGACAGACCCCGGCCCGAGTGGTCGGCGTCTCGCCGATCATCGGCGGACGGGTCGTGCGCGGCATGGCCGATGTGTGCCTGGCGGCGATCGGCGTGGAGACCTCGGCCGCCGCGGTCGCGCGACACTACGGCGCGCGGTCCTCGGGTGGGGTGCTCGATGCGTGGCTGCTCGCCGAGGAAGACGCGGATGCCGCCAGTGCGGTCGAGGCGGAGGGTATCCGCGCGGTCGTCGCGCCGCTGTGGATGCGCGGCGAGGAGACGTCGGCCGCGATCGCGGAGGCGGCGCTGGGCGCCTGACCCGATCGCCGCGCACGTGGCGCGTGCTCGGGGTCCGGCGCGCCGGGTCGGGTGCGCGGCGCGCGGGTTTTTCGCGGATCGTCGTGTTGGTCGCAGATGTGCGGCGGATGGCTGCGTGGATCGTGCGTTTCTGCGGGGGTGACGCAAGGTCGGCGCGGCGCGGGTTGACGGCGGCGCGGCGTGCGGCGCGTGCGCGGGCGCGGCGCGCCGGGTCGGGGAACGGCGTGCGGGTTCCTCGCACTTCGTCGTGTTGGTCGCAGATGTGCGGCGGATGGCTGCGTGGATCGTGCGTTTCTGCGGGGGTGACGCAAGGTCGGCGGGGCGCGGGTTGACGGCGGCGCGGCGTGCGGCGCGTGCGCGGGCGCGGCGCGCCGGGTCGGGTGCGCGGGTTTCTCGCGGATCGTCGTGTTGGTCGCAGATGCGTGGTGGATGTCTGCGTGGATCGTGCGCTCGTGCGCGGAACGCGCGGTCGAGAGGACCGGCTCAGGCCGCCGCGGCCCCCAGCACCGCCGCGGTCCGTGGACCGACGCCGAGCGACACGGCCTGGGCCAGCTGCTCCGCGGTGTCGACGTCGCGGCGCAGTGTCGAGTCGCGTTCGACGGCGAGGTCGGTGCATCCCAGCAGGCGGTGGCGGGACGCCGAGTCGACGCCGAAGGCCGACACCCACACCGCTCCGGCGCGGGCGGTGACGAGGGTGGAGCCGGTGGCCTCGGCATCCGGAACCAGACCCCGCTCGACGGATGCCGCGAGCTCCAGGGCGTGGTCGAGATCGGCCGGGCGCAGGGCGGGCAGGTCGCCGAGGAGGGCGGCGCGGGCGACGCCCTGGCCGGCGGCGGCGGCGCCGAGCGCGATGGCGGCGTCGAGTCCGCGGGTGTCGCCCTCGGGAACGATCTCGACGGTGCGAGCGCGGCGGAGTTCGGCGCGGACGCCGGGGTCGTCGGTCACGACGACGACGCGGGCGACGCGCGTCGCGGCGACGGCCGCGGCGATCGTGTCGAGGGCGATGGCGCGGGCGAGCGCCTCGCGGTCTGTGCCGACGTCGGTCAGGCGCGACTTACCCACCGCGGCGGGTTTGACCGGCACGATGATGGTCCATCCGGGGGCGCTGGGGGTGCTCATCGGATCCATTGTGTGTCGCACTCGACGGATTTGCGGATGGGGGTAGCGGTGCGGCGGCGAAAGGTGCTGCGTGGCGCGCGAGATGACGGTCGTTTCGCGAGATGACCCGCGATGCGGCGGGAACGCAGGTCATCTCGGTGATCGGGTGTGATCTCGGCGGCACCCGGCGCGCCGGGGCGGGGACGCCGGAGCGCGGACGGCGGCGAGCGGGGGGCGCGCGCCGCGCGGGCGCCGCGCCAGCGCCGCCGGCCGCCGCGCCAGCGCCGCCGCCCGCGCCGCGCCAGCGCCGCCCGCCGCGCCAGCGCCGCCGCCCGCGCCGCGCCAGCGCCGCCCGCCCCCGCGACGCGCCCGCGCCGCCGCCCCCGCGCCGCGCCTCAGGCGAAGCGCTTGCGCAAGCGCGGCAGGATCTCGTCGCCGTAGGTGCGCAGGAACTGCTCCTGGTCGTGTCCTGGGTCGTGGAACACGAGGTGGCGGAAGCCGAGATCGACGTACTTCGCGATGCGCTCGACGTGCTCGTCGGGGTCGGTCGAGACGATGAACCGGGATGCCGCGCGCTCGATCGGCAGCTCGTTCGCGAGTCGTTGCATCTCGAGGGGGTCGTGCACGCTCATCTTCTCTTCGGCGGTGAGGGCGAGCGGCGCCCAGAACCGCGTCTTCTCCAGCGCGGTGTCGTGGTCGGGGTGGTACGAGACCTTGACCTCCATGAGCGTGTCGACGTCGTCGCGGGTGCGACCGGCCTTCGACAGGCCGTCGTCGAGGGCGGGGAGGAGCTTGTCGGTGTAGAGCTCCGGGTCCTTGCCGCTCGTGGTGATGTAGCCCTCGGCGATGCGTCCGGCGAGGCGCGTGGCCGCGGGGCCGGAGGCGCCGATGTAGATCGGCACCTTCTGCTCGGGGCGGTCGTAGATGGTGGCATCCTTCACCGAGTAGTACGTGCCCTCGTAGGTGACCCGCTCGCCGGCCCACAGCTCGTTGATGATCGTGATCGCCTCTTTCAGGCGCTGGAACCGCTCGGGGGGCTCGGGCCACTCCAGGCCCAGGGTCACCTCGTTGAGGGCCTCGCCCGTGCCGACGCCCAGCACCACACGGCCGGGGTACATCACGCCGAGCGTCGCGAACACCTGGGCGATGACGCCGGGGTGGTAGCGGAAGGTGGGGGTGAGCACGCTCGTGCCGATGATCACGCTCTCGGTGCGCGCGCCGAGGGCGCCGAGCCACGGAAGGGCGTTGGGGGAGTGGCCGCCGTCGTGCATCCACGGCTGGAGGTGGTCGGAGAGGAAGACGGAGTCGAACCCGACCTCCTCGGCGAGCACGCCGAAGTCGAGCAGCTCGTTGGGGCCGAACTGCTCGCTCGACGCCTTGTATCCGAAACGCAGGGGAACGGTCATCTTTCTCCTCCAACTTCGCATCCGCGCACGGGGGTGTGCGCGGGCTCGAACTCCGAACCGTCGGTGCCCACGAGGCGCTCGTGGAACGCCCGGACGGTTCCCGGCCACAGCAGGGTCAGACGCCCCGAACGGTCGTCGACGTACCAGTTGCGGCATCCGCCGGTCAGCCAGGGGGTGGATGCCGCGGCGGCGGCGATCTCGTCGGTGTAGGCCCGTTCGGCCTCGGCGCGGACGCGGAGCACCGAATCGGGACGGCGGTCGCGTTCGGCGAGGGCACCGACGACGTACGCCGCCTGCTCTTCGGCCATCAGGACGGCCGAGTTGTGGCCGAGGCTGGCGTTCGGGCCGTTGAGGACGAACAGGTTCGGGAAGCCCGCGACGACCGTGGAGCCGAACGACGTCATGCCCTCGGACCAGTGCGCGGCGAGCGTCCCGTCCTCGCCGCGCACGAGGTCGGCATAGGGCTGCTGCGTCGAGGCGAAGCCGGTCGCCAGCACGAGCACGTCGGCGGCGTACCGCGCGCCGCTCGCCGCGGTGAGCGTGGAGCCGTCGACGGCGGACAGCGCCGTCGGCTCGAGGGCCACGGCATCCGATCCCACTGCGGGGTAGAACGCGTCGGAGAGCAGCACGCGCTTGCACCCGAAGGCGTAGTCGGGGGTGAGGGCCGCGCGTAGCGCGGGGTCGGCGACCTGTGCGTGCAGGTGGGCGAGGGCCACGGCGCGGGCGGCGTCGGATGCCGTGGGGTCGCCCGAGCGCGAGGCGAAGCGCAACTCGCCCTCGGCGTAGAGATCGGCGCGTAGGCGGGCGAGGGCGCCGGGGTGCGCGGCGAGGTGGTCGCGGGCGGCCGGGTCGATGTCTCCGCCGCCGCGTGGGACGATCCACGCGGGAGTGCGCTGGAACAGCGTCACGTGTCCCGCGCGCGGGGCGAGTTCGGGCACGAGCTGCACCGCGCTCGCTCCGGTGCCCACGACGGCGACGCGCTTCCCCGTCAGGTCGACATCGTGATCCCAGCGCGCGGTGTGGAAGATGGGGCCGTCGAACGACTCCAGGCCCGGGATGCCGGGAACGTGCGGCTCGGTGAGGCGTCCGCACGCCAGCACCAGCGAGCGGGCGGCGAGGGGCTCGGCGTCCGTGTCGATCCGCCAGATTGCGCCGGTGGCATCCCATTCCGCCCCCAGGAGGGGAGTGCGGAGCCGCAGGCGATCGCCGAGCCCTTCGCGCGCGGCGACGTCTCGGAGGTAGGCCTGGATCTCGCGGCCCGAGGCGAACGTGCGAGACCAGTGCGGATTGGGGTGCGCGGCGAGGCTGTAGAGGTGGGCGGGCACATCGCACGCGACGCCGGGGTAGGTGTTGTCGCGCCAGGTTCCGCCCACGTCGTCGGCACGTTCGAGCACGACGATGTCGTCGCGGCCCGCGCGGCGGAGAGCCCCGGCCATGGCGAGACCGGCGAAACCGGCACCGACGATGACGACGTCGATGACCCTCACGCGCGCGTCCCGGCGGCGGGGGCGTGTGCGCTGTCGTTCGGCAGGGCGGAGGGCGTGGGCGGCACCGCCACCCGATAGTCGGTGGTGCGCAGGCGGAAGGGTCGCATGAGGCTGCGCGCGATCCGCTCGGCTGCGGGGACGGGCAGTTCGAGACCGTGCTCGATGCCGGTGTCGGGGAGGACGCGCCCGTCATAGAGGGTGCCGCCGAGATCGTCGCCGCCCGACCGCAGGAGCACCGCGGCGGTCTCGCGGCCGACGCGCGTCCACGGGATCTGCACGTGCGGGATGCTGCCCGACAGCAGCAGCCGCGACACCGCGACCATCGCACGGTGCTCGTCGATGGGCGGCCGGCCCTCGACGAGCGGCACGTCGCCCCCGGGGAGGGGGATGGGAACGAACTCGGCGAACCCGTGGGTTCGGTCTTGGATGTCGCGGAGGCGGCGGAGGTGCGCGATGCGCTCCCCGGCGGTCTCGACGTGGCCGTAAAACAGGACCGAGGTCGAGCGGAAGCCGCTGAGGTGAGCGGCGGTGATCGTCTCGACCCAGTCGTCGATCTCGAGGTCGCCCGGCGCGACGAGCGCGCGCACCCGCTCGCTGAGGACCTTCACCCCGGTGCCCGGCACGGTGTCGACGCCCGCTGCGCGCATCGCCGCGAGGGCGCCGCCGAGGCCGAGGCCGCTGCGTTCGGCGAGATCTCGCACATCGAGCGGACGGTACGCGTGCACGTGGATGCCGGGCGCCCCGCGCTTCACCGCCCGCACGAGGTCGAGATAGCCCGCGGGGTCTTCATCGCTTCGGAGCGCGCCCTGGATGCAGATCTCGGTGGCGCCGAGGTCGGCGGCATCGGCGGCGATCGCCGTGGCGTCGTCGAGGTCGAACTCGCCTGGGCTCGTGCGTCCGGTGCGTCGCAGCCCCGTCGAGGTGAGGTTGCGGTTCTGCACGAGCGTGATCGGCTCACCGACGGTGTAGCGGCGCGCGTCGTCGGCGACGGCGGTGAGGTCGTCGAGTTCGGCGCTCGTCGCGCGCAGCAGTCGCGTCCAGTCGGCGTCGTCGAGTTCGAGGGGGTCGGATGCCGCGCGCTCGGCCAGCCGGCGCACGCCGGGGTCGGCGCCGGTCGCGCCGGCGGCCGGAGTCGGCGCGCTCGCGGGGGTCGCGGCGCCCGCAGGGGTCGCGGCGGCGGGGCGAGCGGAGGATGCGGGGCGAGCGGAGGACGGCGGCTCGGCGAAGTCGCCTCCCTTCGTCCCTCGTCCTCCCTCCGTCACGCCGGCGGGCGTCACGCTGGCGGGCGTCACGC
The DNA window shown above is from Microbacterium proteolyticum and carries:
- the cofD gene encoding 2-phospho-L-lactate transferase, which encodes MEPSAPRVVVLAGGVGGSKFTLGVRAALSGLGAPEATVVVNTGDDLWLSGVRLQPDVDSITYALAGVNDTVRGWGRAGDTERVNVELQAWGAGWPWFTLGDLDLGTHLARTGWLREGLTPTQVLARMAERWPLGIRLLPMTDSEVDTHVLLEDGRRLHFQEWWTRHRAQLAPRAFENPGIADAVPAPGVTEAIAQADVVLLAPSNPVVSIGPILAVPGVREALRQTPARVVGVSPIIGGRVVRGMADVCLAAIGVETSAAAVARHYGARSSGGVLDAWLLAEEDADAASAVEAEGIRAVVAPLWMRGEETSAAIAEAALGA
- the cofC gene encoding 2-phospho-L-lactate guanylyltransferase, with translation MSTPSAPGWTIIVPVKPAAVGKSRLTDVGTDREALARAIALDTIAAAVAATRVARVVVVTDDPGVRAELRRARTVEIVPEGDTRGLDAAIALGAAAAGQGVARAALLGDLPALRPADLDHALELAASVERGLVPDAEATGSTLVTARAGAVWVSAFGVDSASRHRLLGCTDLAVERDSTLRRDVDTAEQLAQAVSLGVGPRTAAVLGAAAA
- the fgd gene encoding glucose-6-phosphate dehydrogenase (coenzyme-F420); amino-acid sequence: MTVPLRFGYKASSEQFGPNELLDFGVLAEEVGFDSVFLSDHLQPWMHDGGHSPNALPWLGALGARTESVIIGTSVLTPTFRYHPGVIAQVFATLGVMYPGRVVLGVGTGEALNEVTLGLEWPEPPERFQRLKEAITIINELWAGERVTYEGTYYSVKDATIYDRPEQKVPIYIGASGPAATRLAGRIAEGYITTSGKDPELYTDKLLPALDDGLSKAGRTRDDVDTLMEVKVSYHPDHDTALEKTRFWAPLALTAEEKMSVHDPLEMQRLANELPIERAASRFIVSTDPDEHVERIAKYVDLGFRHLVFHDPGHDQEQFLRTYGDEILPRLRKRFA
- a CDS encoding flavin-containing monooxygenase translates to MRVIDVVIVGAGFAGLAMAGALRRAGRDDIVVLERADDVGGTWRDNTYPGVACDVPAHLYSLAAHPNPHWSRTFASGREIQAYLRDVAAREGLGDRLRLRTPLLGAEWDATGAIWRIDTDAEPLAARSLVLACGRLTEPHVPGIPGLESFDGPIFHTARWDHDVDLTGKRVAVVGTGASAVQLVPELAPRAGHVTLFQRTPAWIVPRGGGDIDPAARDHLAAHPGALARLRADLYAEGELRFASRSGDPTASDAARAVALAHLHAQVADPALRAALTPDYAFGCKRVLLSDAFYPAVGSDAVALEPTALSAVDGSTLTAASGARYAADVLVLATGFASTQQPYADLVRGEDGTLAAHWSEGMTSFGSTVVAGFPNLFVLNGPNASLGHNSAVLMAEEQAAYVVGALAERDRRPDSVLRVRAEAERAYTDEIAAAAASTPWLTGGCRNWYVDDRSGRLTLLWPGTVRAFHERLVGTDGSEFEPAHTPVRGCEVGGER
- the cofG gene encoding 7,8-didemethyl-8-hydroxy-5-deazariboflavin synthase CofG, coding for MSTGSAAPRVAPARGTSIDDLLARVAAGHRPDVDEAEALLEAPLRSLLDVASALRDEGLARAGRSRVLTYSRKVFVPLTTLCRDRCHYCVFVDTPGQLALLRKPAYMSPEQVLTVVRQGQALGCKEALLTLGDRPEERWPEARAWLDDHGFASTIDYVAHIARLITAETGMLVHANPGVMHPDELETLRPVSPSMGMMLETTSRRLHEEPGQVHFGSPDKDPALRLRVIDDAGSAGIPFTTGILVGIGETVRDRAESLVALREIDDRHGHVQEVIVQNFRAKPRTPMQGAPDADMLEYLAAVAVARLVFGPDMRIQVPPNLSDPRELGLLVQAGADDWGGVSPLTADHVNPERPWPQIDDLAAHTAASGFALRERLTAHPEFVRDAQRWIDPGLHEAVRALADAGGLAADVKPGAPAASAATPASATPPRVTPASVTPAGVTEGGRGTKGGDFAEPPSSARPASSARPAAATPAGAATPASAPTPAAGATGADPGVRRLAERAASDPLELDDADWTRLLRATSAELDDLTAVADDARRYTVGEPITLVQNRNLTSTGLRRTGRTSPGEFDLDDATAIAADAADLGATEICIQGALRSDEDPAGYLDLVRAVKRGAPGIHVHAYRPLDVRDLAERSGLGLGGALAAMRAAGVDTVPGTGVKVLSERVRALVAPGDLEIDDWVETITAAHLSGFRSTSVLFYGHVETAGERIAHLRRLRDIQDRTHGFAEFVPIPLPGGDVPLVEGRPPIDEHRAMVAVSRLLLSGSIPHVQIPWTRVGRETAAVLLRSGGDDLGGTLYDGRVLPDTGIEHGLELPVPAAERIARSLMRPFRLRTTDYRVAVPPTPSALPNDSAHAPAAGTRA